A single Macrobrachium nipponense isolate FS-2020 chromosome 5, ASM1510439v2, whole genome shotgun sequence DNA region contains:
- the LOC135215715 gene encoding uncharacterized protein LOC135215715, which produces MTTAKNGNLDADEFARGMLELRNTPRADGRSPAQVLFGHPLRSFIPTHRRSFAKEWQKKAEECDVKAEYLRSQAKQRYDSTARPLSHLEMGTYVDVQDHTTGLWNRQGVVVGIGSRRDYLIKMGSGRILWRNRKFLRPHRPLLPIYGSSLDATNTPSKPKDVEKSQDNSTAEVISKSILPTPAPRRSLRHRKEPDRLQVKWKKNTYE; this is translated from the coding sequence ATGACTACTGCTAAGAATGGGAACCTGGATGCGGATGAATTTGCCCGTGGAATGTTGGAGCTTAGGAATACACCTCGTGCTGATGGCAGATCACCAGCTCAAGTTTTATTTGGTCATCCCCTCAGGTCTTTTATTCCAACACATCGTCGCTCATTTGCCAAAGAGTGGCAAAAGAAAGCAGAGGAATGTGATGTTAAAGCAGAGTATTTGCGAAGTCAGGCGAAGCAACGATACGACAGTACTGCCAGACCCCTTTCTCATTTGGAAATGGGTACTTATGTTGATGTTCAGGATCACACCACAGGACTTTGGAATCGCCAAGGTGTTGTTGTCGGCATTGGATCAAGGCGAGATTATCTCATAAAGATGGGCAGCGGGCGCATTTTGTGGAGAAACCGAAAGTTCCTGAGACCACATCGACCTCTTTTACCAATATATGGATCAAGCCTTGATGCAACTAATACTCCCAGTAAACCAAAGGATGTGGAGAAGTCACAAGATAATTCTACTGCTGAGGTTATTAGCAAATCAATCTTGCCTACACCAGCTCCACGTCGTAGTTTGCGGCATAGGAAAGAACCTGATCGTCtacaagtaaaatggaagaaaaatacatatgaataa